Proteins encoded within one genomic window of Humulus lupulus chromosome 1, drHumLupu1.1, whole genome shotgun sequence:
- the LOC133817634 gene encoding uncharacterized protein LOC133817634: MKFMKEILSKKKKLEDYETMVLTEECNAILHKKLPPKLKDPGSFAIPCSIGDSVMTKALCDLGASVNLMPLSIFRKLKLGEASPTIVSLQMADRSVKQPRGVIEDVLVKVGKVIFPADFIILDMEEDANIPIILGRPFLATGRALIDVQKGELKLRVQNEDVTFNVFATTDIPTCCRVDVVCSGGTNLETTKRKTNAEIGSRAVRHCL, encoded by the coding sequence atgaagtttatgaaggaaatCTTGTCAAAGAAAAAGAAGTTGGAGGATTATGAGACAATGGTGCTTACTGAGGAGTGCAATGCTATTTTGCATaagaaactacctcccaagcttaaagatccaGGTAGTTTCGCGATTCCTTGCTCAATAGGAGATTCTGTTATGACCAAGGCCTTATGTGACTTAGGGGCTAGTGTAAATTTAATGCCCTTATCTATTTTTCGGAAGCTGAAATTGGGAGAAGCTAGCCCCACTATCGTGTCCTTACAAATGGCAGACCGCTCTGTTAAGCAACCTCGTGGAGTAATTGAGGATGTCTTAGTTAAGGTTGGTAAAGTTATCTTCCCTGCTGATtttattattctagatatggaggaagatgcaaACATTCCCATCATTTTGGGAAGACCATTCTTAGCCACAGGGAGAGCACTAATTGATGTACAAAAGGGGGAGTTGAAGCTGCGAGTGCAAAACGAAGAtgtaacatttaatgtttttgcaacAACTGatattccaacttgttgtagagtggATGTGGTTTGTAGTGGTGGTACTAATttggaaaccaccaagagaaaaaccAATGCAGAAATTGGTAGTCGAGCAGTTCGTCATTGTTTGTAA